The following are from one region of the Sphingomonas sp. J315 genome:
- a CDS encoding serine hydrolase produces the protein MKLSLAAALALAPLPALAQTPAGQIPPAQVTEIGDHFAKYRDQNPTPGMVYMVIKDGKPALSSMVGTQTPGGAPVTLDTRFRIASMSKAFTALAILKLRDEGRLVLDDLAEKHIPEMRGWKYPTTDSPRIRIRDLLAHVGGMVTDDPWGDRQQVLSEAQFSAMIAQGVPWSRTGGMAHEYSNYGYALLGRIITNASGEPYQAYIGRTILKPLGMTATTYDIAQVPRDKFALGYRWEDEKWVAEPEMRDGAFGAMGGMITTANDYAKWVGFLLAAWPPRDGAEAGPVKRATVREMVQGLNFVRVGPRRGAPEGDSCRHATAYGMGLRITSDCDLGVALEHGGGYPGYGSYVVLAPERGIAAFAFTNRTYTAPAVAVWQSLWSLARAGAASPRATALNPLLAQMQDAARAAYAAGDLKPLDGKLAMNFLLDRDAAHWRTEFARIKGVVGDCPTAEPLAPTGNLSTAFRWNCTKGKLDGQILLAPTNPPTIQALRFAPRPD, from the coding sequence ATGAAACTCAGCCTTGCCGCCGCCCTCGCGCTCGCCCCGCTGCCCGCACTCGCCCAGACCCCTGCCGGGCAGATCCCGCCCGCTCAGGTGACGGAGATCGGTGACCATTTCGCCAAGTATCGCGACCAGAATCCGACCCCCGGCATGGTCTATATGGTCATCAAGGACGGCAAGCCTGCGCTCTCCTCCATGGTCGGCACCCAGACTCCCGGCGGCGCGCCGGTCACGCTGGACACCCGCTTCCGCATCGCGTCGATGAGCAAGGCGTTCACCGCGCTCGCCATCCTGAAATTGCGCGATGAGGGCAGGCTGGTCCTCGACGACCTCGCCGAAAAGCACATCCCCGAAATGCGCGGCTGGAAATACCCCACGACCGACAGCCCGCGCATCCGCATCCGCGACCTGCTCGCCCATGTCGGCGGCATGGTCACCGACGATCCCTGGGGCGACCGGCAGCAGGTGCTGAGCGAGGCGCAGTTCAGCGCGATGATCGCGCAGGGCGTGCCGTGGAGCCGCACCGGCGGCATGGCGCACGAATATTCCAACTATGGCTATGCGCTGCTCGGCCGCATCATCACCAACGCCTCGGGCGAGCCCTATCAGGCCTATATCGGCCGCACGATCCTCAAGCCGCTCGGCATGACCGCGACCACCTACGACATCGCACAGGTACCGCGCGACAAGTTCGCGCTCGGCTATCGCTGGGAGGACGAAAAGTGGGTCGCCGAGCCGGAAATGCGCGACGGTGCGTTCGGGGCGATGGGCGGAATGATCACCACCGCCAACGACTATGCGAAGTGGGTCGGCTTCCTCCTCGCCGCCTGGCCCCCGCGCGACGGTGCCGAGGCCGGCCCGGTCAAGCGCGCGACGGTGCGGGAAATGGTGCAGGGCCTCAACTTCGTCCGCGTCGGCCCGCGTCGCGGCGCTCCCGAGGGCGACAGCTGCCGCCACGCCACCGCCTACGGCATGGGGCTGCGCATCACCAGCGACTGCGATCTCGGTGTCGCGCTGGAGCATGGCGGCGGCTATCCCGGCTATGGCAGTTATGTCGTGCTGGCGCCTGAGCGCGGCATCGCCGCCTTCGCCTTCACCAACCGCACCTATACCGCGCCCGCCGTGGCCGTGTGGCAGTCGCTATGGTCGCTGGCACGGGCAGGGGCCGCCAGCCCGCGCGCGACTGCCCTCAATCCATTGCTCGCCCAGATGCAGGACGCCGCCCGCGCGGCCTATGCGGCGGGCGATCTCAAGCCGCTCGACGGCAAGCTGGCGATGAACTTCCTGCTAGACCGCGACGCCGCGCACTGGCGGACCGAATTCGCGCGGATCAAGGGCGTGGTCGGCGACTGCCCCACCGCCGAACCGCTGGCCCCGACCGGAAACCTCTCCACCGCCTTCCGCTGGAACTGCACCAAGGGCAAACTCGACGGCCAGATCCTGCTCGCCCCGACCAACCCGCCGACCATTCAGGCGCTACGGTTCGCGCCGCGACCGGATTGA
- a CDS encoding metallophosphoesterase, translating into MIAVLSDIHGNLPALEAVIADAQAAGATRFVNLGDSLSGPLWPAETAALLMRLDWPTIAGNHERQLLADPPERMNGSDRFARAALDDAQLAWLAAQPATLSIDGIHLVHGTARSDVEQLLETVEPAGLRPATDAEIAERLGNHPASLTLCGHSHLPGIRTLADGRTAANPGSVGLQAYRDDLPFPHAAQTGDPHARYALVSGATVDLRSVAYDHASAAAKAEREGRGDWALALRTGLAPD; encoded by the coding sequence ATGATCGCCGTCCTGTCCGACATCCATGGCAATCTCCCCGCGCTCGAAGCGGTCATCGCCGATGCGCAGGCCGCCGGCGCGACCCGCTTCGTCAATCTCGGCGACAGCTTGTCCGGCCCGCTCTGGCCCGCCGAGACCGCTGCGCTGCTGATGCGGCTCGACTGGCCGACGATCGCGGGCAATCATGAGCGCCAACTGCTGGCCGATCCGCCAGAGCGGATGAACGGGTCCGACCGCTTCGCCCGCGCCGCGCTCGACGATGCGCAACTGGCGTGGCTCGCCGCCCAGCCCGCGACGCTGAGCATCGACGGCATTCATCTGGTCCACGGCACCGCGCGCAGCGATGTCGAGCAACTGCTCGAAACCGTCGAGCCAGCCGGCCTGCGTCCTGCCACCGATGCCGAGATCGCGGAGCGGCTGGGCAACCACCCGGCGTCGCTCACGCTGTGCGGCCACTCGCATCTCCCGGGTATCCGGACCCTGGCCGACGGCCGCACCGCCGCCAATCCGGGCAGCGTGGGGCTCCAGGCCTATCGCGATGACCTACCCTTTCCCCATGCCGCGCAAACCGGCGATCCGCACGCGCGCTACGCCCTGGTCAGCGGCGCTACGGTTGACCTCCGCTCGGTCGCCTATGATCACGCAAGTGCCGCGGCCAAGGCCGAGCGGGAAGGGCGGGGCGATTGGGCGCTGGCACTGCGCACCGGGCTTGCGCCAGATTAG
- the rpsP gene encoding 30S ribosomal protein S16: MALSMRLSRGGSKKRPYYRIVVADARSPRDGKFIEKIGTYNPLLAKDDEKRIVLDTDRAKHWLSVGAQPTDRVARFLDVTGVKERTAKNNPNKGKPGEKAVERAEEKAEKLKAAEEAAAEAKAAAEAAAAAPAEEPAAEEAAAEEAPAAEEAAAEAPAEEAPAADAGEEKAEG; encoded by the coding sequence ATGGCACTCAGCATGCGTCTGTCGCGTGGCGGTTCGAAGAAGCGCCCTTATTACCGCATCGTCGTTGCCGATGCGCGCAGCCCGCGTGACGGCAAGTTCATCGAGAAGATCGGCACCTACAACCCGCTGCTCGCCAAGGACGACGAGAAGCGCATCGTGCTCGACACCGATCGCGCGAAGCACTGGCTGAGCGTCGGCGCGCAGCCGACCGACCGCGTCGCCCGTTTCCTCGACGTCACCGGCGTCAAGGAGCGCACCGCGAAGAACAACCCGAACAAGGGCAAGCCGGGCGAAAAGGCCGTCGAGCGCGCCGAGGAGAAGGCCGAGAAGCTGAAGGCCGCCGAGGAAGCCGCCGCCGAAGCCAAGGCCGCTGCCGAAGCCGCCGCCGCTGCCCCGGCCGAAGAGCCCGCCGCTGAAGAAGCTGCTGCCGAGGAAGCCCCGGCCGCCGAGGAAGCTGCTGCCGAAGCACCCGCCGAGGAAGCTCCGGCTGCCGACGCTGGCGAAGAAAAGGCCGAGGGCTGA
- the ffh gene encoding signal recognition particle protein, producing the protein MFDSLSERLGGVFDRLKGRGALTEADVRTAMREVRIALLEADVALPVARQFVESVTEQAVGHQVLRSVTPGQQVVKIVNDALVAMLGPDTAELHLDVTPPAVVMMVGLQGSGKTTTTAKLSKLLKKQGKKVMMASLDVNRPAAQEQLAVLGTQIEVATLPIVAGQQPVDIARRAMQAAKLQGFDVLMLDTAGRLHVDQQLMDEMKAVADISKPQEILLVVDSLTGQDAVNVAQNFSDQVPLTGVVLTRMDGDARGGAALSMRAVTGKPIKFAGVGEKLDAIEPFHPSRVAGRILGMGDVVSLVEKAAQAIEQEDAEKMAARLAKGQFDMNDLRGQLAQMRRMGGLGALAGMIPGMKKAQGAVEQAGGDKILLRMDAIITSMTPKERAKPELINAKRKIRIAKGSGTTVQDVNKLLKMHQEMSTAMKRLKKMGGLKGMLGMLGKGGMGGLGNALGGPAMGDMMGKLGGPGGGLPGLPGGGGDIPPELAKFLNKKK; encoded by the coding sequence GTGTTTGACAGTCTGAGCGAACGGCTTGGCGGCGTATTCGACCGTCTCAAGGGCCGTGGCGCGCTGACCGAAGCGGATGTGCGGACCGCGATGCGCGAAGTGCGGATCGCGCTGCTCGAGGCCGACGTCGCGCTGCCCGTCGCGCGCCAGTTCGTCGAGTCGGTCACCGAACAGGCGGTCGGCCATCAGGTGCTGCGCTCGGTCACCCCGGGGCAGCAGGTCGTCAAGATCGTCAACGACGCGCTCGTCGCGATGCTCGGCCCGGACACCGCTGAACTCCATCTCGACGTTACCCCGCCCGCCGTGGTGATGATGGTCGGCCTTCAGGGCTCGGGTAAGACCACCACCACTGCCAAGCTGTCCAAGCTGCTGAAAAAGCAGGGCAAGAAGGTGATGATGGCGTCGCTCGACGTCAATCGCCCGGCCGCGCAGGAACAGCTTGCGGTGCTCGGCACCCAGATCGAGGTCGCGACCCTGCCGATCGTGGCGGGGCAGCAGCCGGTCGACATCGCCCGGCGCGCGATGCAGGCCGCGAAGCTGCAGGGCTTCGACGTGCTGATGCTCGACACGGCGGGCCGCCTGCACGTCGACCAGCAGCTGATGGACGAGATGAAGGCGGTTGCCGACATCTCGAAGCCTCAGGAAATTCTGCTCGTCGTCGACTCGCTGACCGGTCAGGACGCGGTCAACGTCGCGCAGAATTTCAGCGACCAGGTGCCGCTCACCGGTGTCGTGCTGACCCGCATGGACGGCGATGCGCGCGGCGGCGCGGCGCTGTCGATGCGCGCGGTCACCGGCAAGCCGATCAAGTTCGCGGGCGTCGGTGAAAAGCTCGACGCGATCGAGCCGTTCCACCCGTCGCGCGTCGCGGGCCGCATCCTCGGCATGGGCGACGTCGTCTCGCTGGTCGAAAAGGCCGCGCAGGCGATCGAGCAGGAAGACGCCGAGAAGATGGCGGCGCGGCTCGCCAAGGGTCAGTTCGACATGAACGACCTGCGCGGCCAGCTCGCCCAGATGCGCCGCATGGGCGGTCTCGGCGCGCTCGCCGGCATGATCCCGGGCATGAAGAAGGCGCAGGGCGCGGTCGAACAGGCCGGCGGCGACAAGATCCTGCTGCGCATGGACGCGATCATCACCTCGATGACGCCGAAGGAGCGCGCCAAGCCCGAGCTGATCAACGCCAAGCGCAAGATCCGCATCGCCAAGGGTAGCGGCACGACCGTTCAGGACGTGAACAAGCTGCTCAAGATGCACCAGGAAATGTCCACCGCGATGAAGCGGCTCAAGAAGATGGGCGGCCTCAAGGGGATGCTGGGCATGCTCGGCAAGGGCGGCATGGGCGGCCTCGGCAACGCGCTGGGCGGCCCGGCGATGGGCGACATGATGGGCAAGCTCGGCGGTCCCGGTGGCGGGCTTCCCGGCCTGCCCGGCGGGGGCGGCGACATCCCGCCCGAGCTCGCGAAGTTTTTGAACAAGAAGAAGTAA
- a CDS encoding putative bifunctional diguanylate cyclase/phosphodiesterase gives MSLDLEDDQPARSSNGSDLITGAISVAAILMFVGTGSSVLSKTLRHYLEGAAPADRTLVIALLLNVALILFGWRRHQGLSNEVRIRTAAEERAQMLASRDPLTGFLNRRSLAEEGAAMFVRGQKRRKAMAMLIIDLDHFKTINDMHGHAVGDALLRAAAGEIAGAMPPIALTARLGGDEFACAFLFDPAQPDMIERIAEKLLAQMAQPFEAEGLRLHVSCSVGIARSDFDCQSIDALMRSADIAMYVAKKSGRNRYAWFDHSMERELQTRNELENGLRTAIPRGEIVPYFEQQIDLQTGNLIGFEVLARWDHPTRGLISPELFIPIAEETGLIADMSLALMSQAFTAARDWDASITLSVNISPVQLRDAWLAQKIIKVLTETRFPASRLEIEITESSLFDNLSLAQSIVGSLKNQGVRLALDDFGTGYSSLAHLRALPFDRIKIDKSFVISLNESADSAAIVNAIVSLGESLNLPITAEGVEDEAIAARLKALGCAKAQGWHYGKPLSISGARRLLAERRLLVQPPVEQTVETELPVERPGRMAG, from the coding sequence ATGTCGCTGGATCTTGAAGACGATCAGCCTGCGCGCAGCAGCAACGGGTCCGACCTGATCACCGGCGCGATCAGCGTCGCCGCGATCCTGATGTTCGTGGGCACCGGCAGCTCGGTGCTGTCCAAGACGCTGCGCCATTATCTGGAGGGCGCGGCCCCGGCCGATCGCACGCTGGTGATCGCGCTGCTGCTGAACGTCGCATTGATCCTGTTCGGCTGGCGCCGCCATCAGGGGCTTAGCAACGAAGTCCGCATCCGCACCGCGGCGGAGGAGCGGGCGCAGATGCTCGCGAGTCGCGATCCGCTGACGGGATTTCTCAACCGCCGCAGCCTGGCCGAGGAAGGCGCGGCGATGTTCGTGCGGGGCCAGAAGCGCCGCAAGGCGATGGCGATGCTCATCATCGACCTCGACCATTTCAAGACAATCAACGACATGCACGGCCATGCGGTGGGCGATGCACTGCTGCGCGCGGCGGCGGGCGAGATTGCCGGCGCGATGCCGCCGATCGCCCTGACCGCGCGCCTGGGCGGCGACGAATTCGCCTGCGCCTTCCTGTTCGACCCGGCCCAGCCCGACATGATCGAACGGATCGCCGAGAAGCTGCTCGCGCAGATGGCGCAGCCATTCGAGGCGGAGGGGCTGCGGCTCCATGTCAGCTGTTCGGTCGGCATCGCGCGATCGGACTTCGACTGCCAGTCGATCGACGCGCTGATGCGATCGGCGGACATCGCGATGTATGTCGCGAAGAAGTCGGGTCGCAACCGCTATGCCTGGTTCGACCATTCGATGGAGCGCGAGCTTCAGACGCGCAACGAACTGGAAAACGGCCTGCGCACCGCGATTCCGCGCGGTGAGATCGTCCCCTATTTCGAACAGCAGATCGACCTGCAGACCGGCAATCTGATCGGGTTCGAGGTGCTGGCACGCTGGGACCATCCAACGCGCGGCCTGATCAGCCCCGAGCTGTTCATCCCGATCGCCGAGGAAACCGGACTGATCGCAGACATGTCGCTGGCGCTGATGAGCCAGGCGTTCACCGCCGCGCGCGACTGGGACGCCTCGATCACCCTGTCGGTCAACATCTCGCCGGTCCAGCTGCGCGACGCATGGCTGGCGCAGAAGATCATCAAGGTGCTGACCGAGACGCGCTTTCCCGCGAGCCGGCTGGAGATCGAGATCACCGAAAGTTCGTTGTTCGACAATCTCTCGCTCGCCCAATCGATCGTCGGCAGCCTGAAGAATCAGGGCGTGCGGCTGGCGCTCGACGATTTCGGCACCGGCTATTCGTCGCTGGCGCACCTTCGCGCGCTGCCGTTCGACCGGATCAAGATCGACAAGAGCTTTGTCATCTCATTGAACGAGAGCGCGGATTCCGCCGCAATCGTCAACGCGATCGTTTCGCTGGGCGAGAGCCTCAACCTGCCGATCACTGCCGAGGGGGTCGAGGATGAGGCGATTGCCGCGCGGCTCAAGGCGCTGGGCTGTGCCAAGGCGCAGGGCTGGCATTATGGCAAGCCGCTGTCGATCAGCGGCGCCCGCCGTTTGCTCGCCGAGCGCCGGTTGCTGGTCCAGCCACCAGTCGAGCAGACGGTCGAGACCGAACTGCCGGTCGAACGTCCGGGACGGATGGCGGGCTAA
- a CDS encoding DUF924 family protein produces the protein MAGDLETHGVEVHACAKAVLDYWFDELKPEQQFAKDDAVDAEIKRRFGHAHDVVLASGAAGWRDHPDALLAAVILLDQFSRNIHRGSPQAYAADPLALALTLEAIGKGWDHDMPPERAAFLYMPLMHAENVEAQRMSLEKFTALGRDENLRFAMEHAVVIEQFGRYPSRNAALGRESTAEEREYLKRPDAGW, from the coding sequence ATGGCAGGCGATCTAGAGACGCACGGGGTCGAAGTCCATGCATGCGCGAAGGCGGTGCTGGACTATTGGTTCGACGAACTGAAGCCCGAACAGCAATTCGCGAAGGACGATGCGGTCGATGCCGAGATCAAACGGCGGTTCGGCCATGCGCATGACGTGGTGCTGGCGAGCGGCGCGGCGGGATGGCGCGACCATCCCGATGCGTTGCTCGCGGCGGTGATCCTGCTCGATCAGTTCAGTCGCAATATTCATCGCGGCAGTCCGCAGGCCTATGCCGCCGACCCGCTCGCGCTCGCGCTGACGCTGGAGGCGATCGGCAAGGGCTGGGATCACGACATGCCTCCGGAGCGCGCTGCGTTTCTCTACATGCCGCTGATGCACGCCGAGAATGTCGAGGCGCAGCGGATGAGTCTCGAGAAATTCACCGCGCTGGGGCGCGACGAGAATCTCCGCTTCGCGATGGAGCATGCGGTGGTGATCGAACAGTTCGGTCGCTACCCGTCGCGCAACGCCGCGCTCGGGCGCGAATCGACGGCGGAGGAACGCGAATATCTGAAGCGCCCCGACGCGGGATGGTAG
- the mtaB gene encoding tRNA (N(6)-L-threonylcarbamoyladenosine(37)-C(2))-methylthiotransferase MtaB → MSSSVAAPEVISLGCRLNLAESETIRALLGSNDVVVVNSCAVTNEAVRQTRQAIRRARRARPSAQLVVTGCAAQIDPAAFGAMPEVDRVIGNAEKLVPASWASDDAALVQDIMAVRQTAPHLAASFSAHVRAFVEVQNGCDHRCTFCAIPYGRGNSRSVPAGAVIDRVQALVDAGHREIVLTGVDLTSYGPDLPGAPTLGQLVERVLAHSSVERLRLSSLDGIEIDERLFALLTQERRVLPHVHLSLQAGDDMILKRMKRRHSRAQSVELVARLKAARPEIAIGADLIAGFPTEDEGMAANTLALIDDCDIVHAHIFPYSPREGTPAARMPQVAPGVAKARAAALRERAAMRRASWQRAMVGTVQRVLVERPGDRGHAENFAEVMLPQSDIGSVQQVKITNVQDGKLIGARA, encoded by the coding sequence ATGTCGTCCTCCGTCGCCGCTCCAGAGGTAATCAGCCTCGGCTGTCGGCTCAACCTTGCCGAAAGCGAAACGATCCGCGCGTTGTTGGGGTCCAACGACGTTGTGGTGGTCAACAGCTGTGCGGTGACCAACGAAGCGGTGCGCCAGACGCGACAGGCGATCCGCCGCGCCCGACGCGCGCGCCCCTCTGCGCAACTGGTGGTGACCGGATGCGCGGCGCAGATCGATCCGGCGGCGTTCGGCGCGATGCCGGAGGTAGACCGGGTGATCGGCAATGCCGAAAAGCTGGTCCCGGCATCCTGGGCCAGTGATGACGCGGCACTGGTGCAGGACATTATGGCCGTGCGCCAGACCGCGCCGCACCTTGCGGCGAGCTTTTCCGCGCATGTCCGTGCGTTCGTGGAAGTGCAGAATGGGTGCGACCATCGCTGCACCTTCTGCGCGATTCCCTATGGGCGCGGTAACAGCCGGTCGGTGCCGGCGGGCGCGGTGATCGATCGGGTGCAGGCTTTGGTCGATGCCGGGCATCGCGAGATCGTGCTGACCGGCGTGGATTTGACGAGCTATGGCCCCGATCTGCCGGGTGCGCCGACGCTGGGGCAATTGGTCGAACGGGTGCTGGCACATAGCTCGGTCGAGCGGCTGCGGCTGTCCTCGCTCGACGGAATCGAGATCGATGAGCGGCTGTTCGCGCTATTGACGCAGGAACGTCGGGTGTTGCCGCATGTCCACCTGTCGCTTCAGGCCGGCGACGACATGATCCTCAAGCGGATGAAGCGGCGGCATTCCCGTGCGCAATCGGTGGAGCTGGTCGCGCGGCTCAAGGCGGCGCGGCCGGAGATCGCGATCGGCGCGGACCTGATCGCGGGGTTTCCGACCGAGGATGAAGGCATGGCCGCCAATACGCTGGCGCTGATCGACGATTGCGACATCGTCCACGCGCATATCTTTCCCTATAGCCCGCGCGAGGGCACGCCCGCAGCACGGATGCCGCAGGTCGCGCCGGGCGTTGCCAAGGCGCGCGCGGCGGCACTGCGCGAGCGGGCGGCGATGCGACGGGCGAGCTGGCAGCGCGCGATGGTCGGGACCGTGCAGCGCGTCCTGGTCGAGCGACCGGGCGACCGCGGCCATGCGGAGAATTTCGCGGAAGTCATGCTTCCGCAAAGTGACATTGGATCGGTGCAACAGGTGAAGATCACGAACGTGCAGGACGGCAAATTGATCGGAGCGCGCGCATGA